GCACATTTGTCTCCCTCTCCCCCGTTACAAATCTGTTCTAATTAAAGTGTTTTGCCAGGAACCTGCTCCTTGAGttattgggggggaagggggagcaggtgcTTTTTCCTTTCATCTAGTGCTGAGACCCCCCCCCTACCCTGGCAGCAGCAAAAGGGAGGCTAAGCATCGCCCCTGAACCCCCGAGGACTGAGCATGCCGCTTTCCTTTCtcacctgccccccttcccctggcagGAGGGCAGAAGTGGGTCTCACCATCTCCATGTCCCCCTTACCCCTAGTAATGGGATGGGtctttcccccaaccccctcctttcccccaacTTTGAGGTTCATGTcccgtccccacccccatcccaaagAGGCCCACGGCCTCAGGCAAACATTATTTTATTCCAAAGATATAGATTTTCTCTCatcaaaaacaacaacacaactGTCAAAGAGGTGTTAAATACAGGAATGGTGGGGTATTGCTCAGACCTAGAACCACCCCAAAACACCACCAGCACTAAGAGCGTTGGCTGATCTGGCAGGGGTAGAATGTCAGCTGAGTGAACAACCAGACAAATACACCCGGCGGCGGGTGAAAAGTAAAATCACAGGTGAACTGATTAAGAAACAGGATGGAAACCGCTTCTCGCAAGGTGAAAACACAGGCAGAGCAGACTGCCACTGACACAAAACCACCCTCGGAGCGCTAGGTGAAGATACAGCCTGTATCGAACCACTCACCCTGTGATTCAATTCTCCCCATGCCATTGGAAGACACAGTCCAACACATTAATGCCAAGACTGAAACCCTGCTGTAGATAGCGGGTGAAGAAATACAGGTGGCCTAGAGGACAATGCAACTGAGGCTCGtccctgcagtgtgtgtgtgtgtggggggggggggggggggggatgacacAGGAACACTGGTTCACACTTGGAAATCAACTCTTCCATAGGATAAGTAACAGCTACGGGTGAAACGGGTAACAGGAAGACAGACTTCCATGTGAGACGCTGGTTGGTGAAAAGCTACAGGCAAACTGAGCAAAGAAATCCCCTCTCGTTTTGGCGGGGGGTAAGGGGGGTGTCCAACAAGTGAACCGGGGTAACTACAGGATTCAGACTCCCTGCAGCCATGGTGGGTGAAAGAACAGGCAAAGTGGTTGAACAGCCAGACAAAATCCTCCCGCTTGGCAACAGTGAAGCAGCTGAACATGGTCATCCTATGAGTGTGCTGCGTGGAAAACCTACAGGTGAACCGGTTAGCGATGCAACTCCCATCAGCAGAGGAAGAATAAATACAGGCAAGCAACGGGATCCAAAAACAACAGGCCAACTGGATAACAATGAGACTAATACTCCCCTTTAGGGCAACAACAATTACAGGTGAGACACCTCTCAAATCCATGGTGAAATACACGGGAGGATCCAGTTCAACACCATAACGATGGTGCTAACCACCGACAGAGCCAGATCACAACATGACTTGGTTTCGTCCCACACCAGTGCTGCACAGAGGTGGAAGAAGGATCAAACACCGTAACCGAAGTCCTCCTCCCGCTGGTGACAGGTACAGGCAGAATCCATTCATACCATGTCTCTAATATGCTCTTACATTGGTGGAGGAAATCAAACGAGAGGCAGCCCTGGGGAATGACGGGAGCTACCCGCTCCATGGGGGCAGTGGGTGAAAGTTACAGGCAACTGGTGACCAAACAGTACTCGGATCCCCCCTTCGCAGTGGTGGCAAGTGAGAAGACAGGCGAAGCAGACTCAAGACCACAGACTGAGACCTCCCCACGACAGTGCTGGATACAGGCAGACACAGTTCAGTCATATGCCCCGAAGGGCCCCCCCAGTGATGAGAACAATCTGGGGGGTCTAGAGTTGACCATTTGGGGGGAAGAACAGGTGGAGTTGGGTCCGGTTGGCCAATGGTGGGAGAACAGGCAGAGGGAGCTTGACTGTCCTCGCCAAGAGTCACTTGATCAAGGAGGGGCCGTGTccctggaggggaaagaaggTGTGGTGAGCGTCGTTCTCGTCAGGACCCCCCCACCTCCTCGTCCCGCCCCACTCACCTCACGCTGAGCTGAGGGCCCCGCGGATCTGGGCGCCGGTGTCGGGGGGCAAGGCCAGCAGGGCCGCCTGGAACTCCGTGGGGCAGCGGTTGGAGAGATGCCGCAGCAAGGACAGAAGGGAGACCTGGGCgtctggggggagctggggggttagATGGGAGAGAGAACCCCCAGACCCGCAGGATCCCCCTCCCCAAGGCAGGGACACCCCTTCTTGCCCAATGGCAggatccccagccccctcccttcgGGACACTCCCCAAACTTACCTGCCGGGAGATGGTCGGTCCCCAGGACGGTGCTGCTGGCCCGCACCAcctcccccacctgctgcagcacctggggtggggggggagggaacacagCAGTGAAACCCTGATATCCCCCCCGATACCCTCATCTTGTCACCCGCCAgagaacccccccatccccaatacCACCCCCATAGTCACCCCCCACCTGAAGGGGAGACACCCCTCTGCATGGTGTTCTGATCCCCATTGCGGTTCACACCCCCCAATCCCCCTTAGTCAAGGGGATTTAACCCTCCCAAATCCTCAGATAAGACACccaaaagacccccccccccgttcctggAACAggggccccccacagcccccatcacCCACTGGAACAGgacccccccagcctgcctccaGGTCCCCCATGGGGTGGTACCTGCTGGGGGGCGTTCTCGTACAGGAAAGTGATGCAGCGGAAAACGGTTTTATTTTCCTCGAAATCCTCcgtgaggggcagggagcggagcaGGGCGGGGAACACCTGGGGGGAGACCCCGTTAGAGATCCCCAGCTAGCTGCCGAGCCGGCtggggccagcgccccctagaggagcaaggccctgccctccccaagCCAGCCGGCGCCACCTAGAGAGGCAAGGCCCAGCGCCCCATTCCCCGCCTCCCGGGGAAGGCCCCCATTGCGCCCCCTCACCTggctgaggggcagggcctggggctggctcAGGACCATGCGGGCGACGGCCCCACAGACGTTGTCCCGCACGCGGGCGCTCGACTCCTGGGTGCTGCCCCCCGCCAGCAGGGCCAGGATCTTGGGGTAGTgtctggggggggcgggtgttAAGGAAAAGGGGGACAGCAAGGGGGAGATGGGGCCCTTCCTCCAATCCACCCCACAGCCTCTCACCCCCATGTACCCCTGGACCCCAAACAGAGACCCCCAGGTCAGACACCCCCTCCAGACAATCCCCCCTAACTCATCCACCTAGCTGACCCCTAGTAACCCCCATAACCCCCACACCCAGCAGCCCCCGCCATGGGTCAGGATACGGGAGCAGGGCCTCCCCGCCGTGCTCGGCCAGCACTCCCAGTGCGAAGATGCCATTGCTCCGCACCTCGGGGTCGGGGTCCCGGGCAgcccccaggaaggggggcaggagccggggcACGAAGGGGGCcgtggcccggcccagcccccccagtGTCTCCGCCAGCGTCCCCACAGCGAAGGAGCGCTCTGCCACCGAGCAGCTGGGCTTCTGGGGAAGAGCAAGGGggcccggatgcctgggttcagcagggggtgagtgggggggcCCGCAGCCACCCAGGTTCAGTGGGGTGGCGGGATCCTGCCCAGATGCCTGGGTCCccgtgggaagggaggggagaagggggaaccggcccggacacctgggtccctgtgggaggggaggggaggggagaagggagaaccggcccggacgcctgggtcccccgGGGGTGGTGGGGCAATGAGAGAAGGGAGAAccggcccggacgcctgggtccccgtgagaagggaggggagaagggagaaccGGCCTGGAtgcctgggggtggtggggcaatgggagaagggggaaccggcccggacgcctgggtccccggGGGGACACACGACACACTCACCATTTTGttgagcagcaggggcaggaagcCGGCGAAATACGGTGCGAAGGCATCGCCCCCTGCGGCCGCGGCCAGAGCGGGGATCCCCTCCCCCGCGTACTCCAGCAGCATGGCATCGTACTCcgcctgaggggagggggggtgagccCCGCTGCACCCCAcggccccccaaacccctccgcACTGCACCTCCCATGGCCCCAGaatcccccccaacccctctgaCCCCACCTCCAAATCCCCTGCCCCCCGAATCCCCAGTCAcccgccagccccgccctgcaccccccaacccctctgACCCCATCTCCAaatcccccaccctgcagcccccccacaacccccatttcttcctcccctccccccgatctccagcccctctgctccatGCAGCCCCCACAGAGGTCCCCCCCCCGTCACCTGCTCttcatcctcctcatcttcctcgtccaaGCCATCGTCCTGGCAGgctgtctgggggggggggggggagggagctcaGTGCTGGGACCCACAAACCCCCCCATGTCCCCCCTTCCTGTGTCACATCCCCCGCAAGCCAGCTGGTCCTCCCCCAGATCCCCCGTGTCCCGCCGCcgccccgagccagccagtccctcctcccccgcccctccacaaGCCCCCCCGAGACCCATATGTTCTGCCCCCCCGGCTGGTCCCCCCAccaagaggggaaaggccccgtgtccccccAGCGGGTACCTTCCTCTCCAGCACGGCGCGAAGGGCCCCGCAGAGCTCGGCCAGGTGCCCTGGGCtccgcagcgcctcctgctggcaggCGGTGAGCACCGCGCCCAGCGCCTCCAGCACCGCCATGGCCACCAGCCGCTCCCGCTCCCGGTGCACGCCCCGCGCCATGGCCGGCAGCGCCAGGCCCAGCAGCCGCTGCAaccctggggggggcgggggggggggtagaggggtCAGTGCGGGTCTGCGAGCTTCCCGCACAGTGtcgtcccccccaaccccatgagctcccccccccccgccccacaagcatccctccctggccctggggctgcgaGATTCCTGCAcagtgcccctctcccccgctcTGTGAACTCCACCCTGGCCCCggggctgcgagcttcccccAGTGGTGACCCCCCTTCCTTGGTCCCCATGAACCCTCCCCCGACCCTGGGGCTGCGAGTTGCCCCCGGTGGTGCACCCATGTTCCCCCCAGCCCAGCAACACCCCCAAAACCCAGGCTGtgacttccccccacccccccgatctccccccccgcctccccgcaGCCTGGTGGGGGTCCCTCCCCCAACTCACCGGCAGCATGGGGCTCAGAGGGGTCCTGCTCGCAGACCCGACGCAGAGCAATGCAGAACTGGCTCAGGGCTTCGTAGGCGGCTTTCCGGACCCCCAGATGAGGGaactgcgggggaagggggcgaTTTGGGGGGTcacagctccctgcacccccccacattaCCCCGTTGGCTCCCCACAGAGCATCGCCCCggatcagcaaggaaagggtTAACCctgagggccccccccagcctgcgcctcccacccccatcccctatTGCTAACCTCCTGccgccccccaaatcctcccctcccccaaccttgcCCAATACCCAGAACTGCCCCCCGCATCCGCCTCCCCACTACCTCCAGCAGCTGGAAGACCTCCGGGACGCAGCTCTCCAGGTGGGGCAGGAAGGCGACGCTGGGACAGACGGACGGACAGGTTAGGGCCCCCGGAGATACAGCCCCCAGACAGACAGACGTGCCAGACCCCCTCCCGCTGCCCCAagagccccccccccatacctGGCGTTCGCTGCGATCTCCCCCAGGGCGGAGCAAGCGTCCTCCTTCTCGTCCACGTAGGCGCTTTCCACGCTcagtctgggggcgggggggaggcacgGTCAGATGGGGGGCCTCCCCccaagtgcccctcccccacccgctacagcccccttctcctcccacccgccccccttctccagccccaccAGACTCTGCCTCCACCCAGGACTCTTTTCCCCCTGCCCGGGGCTCCCCCACCTCAAAGccgccccaggctctgccccccaccaTACCCGaacagctcttcctcctcctcctcgtcgtCCTCCCCGTCCAGatcttcctccccctccacctcGGCCTCCTCGTCCTCAAACAGCAGGAAGGAGCTGGTGTCCccggcggggggctgggggggatgggggtacGTCATGGTGCGATTGGGggcatttccccttcccccaacaccgCCTGGTACCCCCCAGCCTGAgtcccttcccccaggccccgGCTTGTGGGAGCACTGCTTTCAGGAAGCTCACAGCCTCaaggtcccctcccccacctaggTCCCGAGGCACAGTGGCCGGGTGGGCACTGTTTGGGCGGGGGAGTGGGATGCTCCAGGCACCAAGGCACgcctgtggtgggagggggacacaCATGATGCTTCCGGCCCCGAAGGCATGGCTGGGGGGGAACGGGATGCTCCCAGCCCCGAGGCACAGCCGGGGGGCACTGTTTTGGGGGGAGACGGGGATGCTCCCGGCCCCGAGGCACGGCCTGGGGGAGGACACAGGACACTCCCGGCACTGaggcatgggcggggggggggggggggggggggcactgttgCGGAACATGCTCCCGGCCCTGAGGCGTAGCCAGGGGGCactgttgggggggggaaatgctcCCGGCCCCAAGGCATGGCGGCGGGGGGggactgttggggggggggggacacgctTCCGGCCCCGAGGCACGGCCAGGGGGcactgttggggggcggggggggggcggggtgagaggAATGTCCCGGCCCCAGAGGCAGGGAACTCACCACGAGGCCCTCGGTGGATTTGAGGGAGTAGAGAAGCAGGGTGGTGAtccggggcaggtggggggccaGGTCGTCCCCCATGGCACAGGAGAGCGCGGCGAAGAGACTGTACCTGGGAGGGAGACGGGGGTCAGGGACTGCGGgtcgggggaggtgggggcaccacccgtggagggctgggggggtcactCACGTGCAACGCCGTAGGTCGGGGTCGTCCTGCCCCtcggccaggcccagccccagctggcagCTCTCCTCTGCCAGGGGTCCCACAGCCTCGCGCCCCAGCGCCCGCACCAGCACCCCCAGCGtctctgcgggggaggggagtgtcaGACGccgcggccggggggggggcagtcaccCATGGCCTGGCActgcagggggcgctgcgctggggggggtggggggggtggggttaggggTCACTCACCCACAGCCTGGCActgcagggggcgctgcgctgggggtggggtgtggggagagttAGGGactggtggggggggtggggttaggggTCACTCACCCACAGCCTGGCActgcagggggcgctgcgctgggggtggggtgtggggagagttAGGGACTGGTGGGGTGGCTTGGGAGGTTGGGTTAGGGGGCAGGGTTAGGGGTCACTCACCCACGGCCTGGCACTGCAGGGGGCGTTGCTcctggggggcggcggggggcaagAACAGGCGAAGCTGCTCCAGGACATGGGGCAGATACGGCCCCATGGCGCGCTGGGCGGCTGAGGCTGTGAAGGATGGACGGACAGACACGGGGTCAGATGGAAACACGGACCTGCCCTCGGGGGAGACACCGAGcgcaggggggctggggatggagctgggggtgagggctcaagGGGGGGCCAGGGCCCAAGGGGGGGCCTGGAAGTCACTCACCAGTGGCCCCTgggatagtgggggggggggggggggaggcctggAAGCAGTACTGAAGTGCGGGGGGGGGTTATCACTCACCCATGGCGCCAGGGGGCCGTGGGGGGGAGCCGAGGGgagcagttgggggtgggggggggatcagTCATCCGTGGCCTCAGGAGCCGTGGTGTGGAGCCAAGGGGGACGGTTCTGGGGAGTCACTCACCCATGGTgccagggggatgtggggggcggTTCGGGAGGAGGGGTCACTCACCCACGGccccagggggctgtgggggggggagccgaGGGGGACGGTGCGGGGGGTTCACTCACCGATGGCCCCCAGCGCGCTGATGGCCAGCTCCTTGGGGCGGGGCCCCCCCGGGGAGCGCAGGGTCCCCAGCGTCTGCTCCATCAGCACCGGCAGGAATGGCTCGATCCCGGCCCCTGCGCGAGGGGAGGTTATAGCCCtgcccggatgcctgggttcgggggggaggCACCCGGACGCCTGGGTCGGGTGGGGGGCGGGCTTGGCTCGTCACCAGGGCCGGTGGGGTCCGGATACCGGGGTCCCCCAGCAAGTGGGACGCTGGCTCCTCAGCCGGGGGTCAGGGGCACTGGGGTGTCCCGGGCGCCTGGGTTCTCCAGCAGGCAGGTAGGGGAATGGGGTGGTGcacccggactcctgggttccccagCTGAAGACAGAAGGGTGTCCCGGACGCCAGGTCCCCCAGCCAGGACGGGGAAGGGGCGCTGTCCCGGACGCCAGGGTTCTCACCGAGGCTCTCCACGAAGTTCTCCAGGGCGTAGTAGGCCTTGGCCAGATGGCCCCCCCGCACCGGCTCCACCCCCCGCAGGTAGgacagcagcagcggcagcaccTCCCCCGCATAGGCCGCGAtgtcgggctgggggggggcggtcgGTGAGAGTCAGCCAGAGCCCCCCCATCACACCGTGTCCGCCcctccttaccccacccccttccacccatccatcccctcccATCGCCCCATGACTCCCCAGTCGTGCCTCTTTACCCCGCCCCCCCCTTGATTTCCCTGTAACCCCCTGCAgtgccccctcctcaccccagccccccaatcACCCCAGCCCTAGCCTCCCAATCTCCCCAATAACCCTGTGACCCCAGGGtacccctcctcaccccagcccccccaatCACCCCAGCCCTAGCCTCCCAATCTCCCCAATAACCCTGTGACCCCAGGGTAcccctccttgccccagcccccccatcgCCCCTTGACCCCTCACTCCGCACAGgcccccccgctcccacccccagcccccccgaccTGCAGGTTCTCCGAGAACTGCCCCAGGGCGAAGAGGGCTGCACTCCGCACCACTAGGCTCTCGTCTGCCAGCGCCCGGCAAATCACCCCCAGGAGGGACTGTAGGTGcctggaggggcagaaggggtcagtcagggggcccCCAAAACAAGTCTCCCTCCCCCGATTGCAATGGGCTTTGGCGAGCACGTCCTATGCCCCGTAGTGCCACCGGTGGTGATTCCCCTGGGGGACAGGACAACGCTgtgcacccagccccctgctgctgctgagtccAGGGGTCCGCAGAGCAGAAATGGGGCCCCCCAGCAGGATTCACCCCCCGCAGCGTGTGTCCATCCCCTACGACCCCCGCCTACCTGGTGCGGATGTGATCCCCGCAGCCCTCGGCCAGCACCGCCACCACCATGAGCCCGGCCTTGCGCTCGTAGGGCCGGGGGCtctgcagggccggctccaggtgCGGCATCTGGGGGTGGACAGAAGAGGTTGTTACCTGCCCCCCCCGCAACaagccacaggccctgccccactccaatggccccgccccctgccccagtctcagccctccagccagccaTAGGTCCCGTCCCAACCCccatggctctgcccccagctagcgccacccctgccccgccccgagccagcctgccccagcccccattccagccccacccccagctggtcCCACTCCTGCCATGTCACTGGCCCACCCCACAACCAGCCACAGACTCCGCCCCCAGCCCATCAGCCCCACCCTCCCCTTGCCCTCTAGCCAGCCAcaggctccagccccccaccatgccctcccccccgcccccccactcacAAGCTGGGGGAAGAGTTTTTCAGGGGGCAGGTGCAGGGCCAGCATGTCGATCACCTGGGGGGAGAAATGGAGGTGACGGGGGGGGGGTGACAGCTCtggattccccccccacacacacacacaccagccaggggtcccctcccccccgagctcCTCAACCCACCCCCAGCGCGTTGTaaggccgggggggggcactCGGGGGGCTCACCTGGGCAGCCATGTGTTTGGGGGTCTGGGCCTCATCCCCCTCGTCCTCACTCTCCCGGTCCTCGGCATCCAGCTGCCCCAGGGGAGGCTCCGCGCTCAGGATGGGGAACAGGGCGTCCAGCACGGGAGGCAGCAGCCGCTGCTTCAGCATAGCCTGGGGGGGCAGAAcctgagccctgagccccaccccccggcctgcccacaagccctgccccagccccctgaaccACCGGCCTGCCCCACCGAACCCCGATCCCCCCGATGGCCCCCCCGATCCCTAATCCCCTGGCCTGCCCTCCACACCCTGAGCCCTGATCCCCCGCCTGCCCCGTCTCCCAACcccccagatttccccccaccgTGCCCCCCAAGCCCTGAACCCCAATCCCTTGCTGCCCCCAagccctgaaccccaccccaaccccccaatcCACTTGCTTCCTACATCCTGAGCTCTGATCACCTGGCTGTCCCCTGATACCTGACCCCAGCTCCCCAATCCCGATCtaccccccacaccctgagccctaccccagccccccaagcccctggccatgtgataaatgaaagggggggcgggggtagctcccttttatggaccccCAGCCAGGCAGTTAGCTACAAACCccgttagtagctgttctcttcttgctttacctgtaaagggttaacaagcccacaggtaaaggGGAgcgagtgggcacctgaccaaagagccaactggggagggcgggggggcgagaattttttaaaattgggaaaaatgtCCCCCTTTGCCTGTCTGTTCTCCGGAGAGGTGACACAGGACCGCAGGGCTGTAAGAAGCTGTAAACCAGGCCCGAAAAGCCAGCAGCTCAGACCTGGAACCAACGCACCCGAACCCCTCCGGGCTAACCCGGGTGCTTTTGATTTGCTGGGAACCGTTAAGCTGGACCCCAACAAAACCAGTCTTGACGCTTGGGGATTGTCTTGGCTCTTTTTCAGTCGAGCAAGAGCAGAAGTTGCTGACGTATTTTCTCCCGTTTTGTTTTTGATACAATGTCCGGGATCGGATTTCTGTCCCCTACGCTGCTTAATTAGCAAATGGCAACAGCTGATTGCcggtgtttttctttctcagctcttccctagAGTCGGGGGGAAAGAGCTTGAGTGTGCCCCACagagaggaattcccaagtgcgccctCCTGGGttcttggggggggcgggggcggcgttTTGCACTGGGGTGGTGGctgcatctacccatccaagctCAGAGAGAAGCTGGGACCTTGGGaatttaataccagcctggagtggccaggattaaatttttaaaatccttggggGCCCCCACCTTccgcactcaaagtgccagagtggggaaccAGCCTAGACGCCCCCAAATCCCAACCCCCCTGGCTAGCCCACTGAACTCCAAGCCCCAAGCCTGCACCCCCGAACCCTGATCCCGCAGTCTgcgccccacaccccaaccacccAAACCCCAATCTGCCAGCCCGCCCTCAAACCTCCATCCTTCAGTCTGCCCCACAAACCCCGGCCCACCCCCAATCTCAATCTGCCAACCACCTACCCCCCCACAGCTCCATCCCTtgctccaccccaaaccctgcactTTCCCATCTGCCCCCTGAAGCCCaatccctgccctccccacccctatcCCTCCATGCCAGCCTCGTTCCTCCCAGCCAGCCAGCGCTCCCTGAACCCCAATCCTCATCCCCCTgagccccccggcccccaacCTTGCCCCGCAGTTTGATGAGGAAGCTGAGGGTGGAAAGTGCCTTCACCCGCAGCGCATCCCCCAGCGCTCGGTTCGACGCCACCTGGGGAGAGAAGCAACCGTCAGCActgcccggacacctgggttccccACTGGGGGAATGGGGCTCATGGAAttgcccggacgcctgggttccccaGAAGGGATCTCTGTAACCCTGTgaagggcgtgtgtgtgtgttcagagagttgcccggacacctgggttcccccgcagaggggaaggggcttgTGGCTTTCCCACTGGGGGAATAGGGCTCATGGAGTTGCCTGGATGCCTGGGTTCCCCCGCCGAGTAGAGGGGGCTCACGGCTGttcggacgcctgggttccccaGCAGGGATCTCTGTAACCCCGGGAAGTTGCAAGAGGGAATGTCGGGGATCAGGGAGTTACCCACATGCCTGGGTCCCCccgtggaggggaaggggcttgtGGCCACCTGGGTCCCCCGGCTCACCTCCAGGCAGAAGCCGACAACATCGGAGAGGTGCTGGACGATGACGGAGACCTCGCTCTCCATCAGCTCATCAAAGACTTCCATGGCCTCGCTGGCATGCACCTGAGGGGGCCGGACACGCACTGGTCAGGGAGCCTCGACACATTTTGACACCTCAgacaacccccccagcccctcccccacgccaGTGCCCCCCAATGACCCCTCATTCCCCCCTCTCACCTCGTTAATGGAAATCAGCTGCCTGACGGCTGAGATAATCTTCGGGACCAGGGAGCGCATGAGATTCTGGGGGGCAGAGACAGAGACAAGATGAGGGGGGACCCCCGAGAtactgggggcaggagaagggaatGGCTGGGGGAGCCGGGGGATGGGGACTCGGGATCAGTGAGTTCTAGGGAACACGGTACGGTGGGGGACAGATAGGAGGCCCAGGGGGTTCCGGTGCATAGGGGGCTCGGTGGGGGACTTGTGAGGGGCTCAGGGGGGTCGGTGAGTTCTGGGGTATGTGGAGTCAGTGAGGGGCTCGGGGCGCATGGGGAAGGCAGGggtgggcgggggctcagggaagaTGTGAGGAAGGCAGAGGTAGGTGGGGGGCTCAGGACATACTGGGGTGCATGGGGAAGATGGAGTGCTCAGGGGGAcgggtggggccaggctggggctcaGGGGGACGGGGCTCACCAGGTGGTCGGCGCCCAGCCCAGCGGCCATGGCTGCCAGCCCCCGCAGGCAGTAGTAGAGCGCCCCCGGCTGGCCGCGCTGGCCCAGGGCACTGTGGAAGAGACGCAGTAGGGCAGAGTAGTGGGGGGCGAAGGCCTCGGGGTCCGACTCCAGCGCCGAGCTCAGCACCAGCAGCGAGATCTGCGGGAGGAGGGACGGGACTCCGTGGatcacagccccccaccccctctgaccccccaaatcacagcccccccacctatccccatcccccttccccccc
This portion of the Chelonia mydas isolate rCheMyd1 chromosome 13, rCheMyd1.pri.v2, whole genome shotgun sequence genome encodes:
- the IPO4 gene encoding importin-4 isoform X4, whose amino-acid sequence is MEPGGLGRVLSDLLQPDNALIQQATAQLREAFRHPEVLPQLCQLLAGAPDPQIRQLAAVLLRRRLTKHWRKLNPEEQDRLKSLVLGALQQEAEHQVSVALAQLAALLLRHQGLERWPQLLQLIQQGVRGPDPHLRQISLLVLSSALESDPEAFAPHYSALLRLFHSALGQRGQPGALYYCLRGLAAMAAGLGADHLNLMRSLVPKIISAVRQLISINEVHASEAMEVFDELMESEVSVIVQHLSDVVGFCLEVASNRALGDALRVKALSTLSFLIKLRGKAMLKQRLLPPVLDALFPILSAEPPLGQLDAEDRESEDEGDEAQTPKHMAAQVIDMLALHLPPEKLFPQLMPHLEPALQSPRPYERKAGLMVVAVLAEGCGDHIRTRHLQSLLGVICRALADESLVVRSAALFALGQFSENLQPDIAAYAGEVLPLLLSYLRGVEPVRGGHLAKAYYALENFVESLGAGIEPFLPVLMEQTLGTLRSPGGPRPKELAISALGAIASAAQRAMGPYLPHVLEQLRLFLPPAAPQEQRPLQCQAVETLGVLVRALGREAVGPLAEESCQLGLGLAEGQDDPDLRRCTYSLFAALSCAMGDDLAPHLPRITTLLLYSLKSTEGLVPPAGDTSSFLLFEDEEAEVEGEEDLDGEDDEEEEEELFGLSVESAYVDEKEDACSALGEIAANASVAFLPHLESCVPEVFQLLEGCSGCWAWRCRPWRGACTGSGSGWWPWRCWRRWARCSPPASRRRCGAQGTWPSSAGPFAPCWRGRQPARTMAWTRKMRRMKSRRSTMPCCWSTRGRGSPLWPRPQGAMPSHRISPASCPCCSTKWCSPPCSAPCPSRRISRKIKPFSAASLSCTRTPPSRCCSRWGRWCGPAAPSWGPTISRQTPRSPFCPCCGISPTAAPRSSRRPCWPCPPTPAPRSAGPSAQREGHGPSLIK
- the IPO4 gene encoding importin-4 isoform X2, translating into MEPGGLGRVLSDLLQPDNALIQQATAQLREAFRHPEVLPQLCQLLAGAPDPQIRQLAAVLLRRRLTKHWRKLNPEEQDRLKSLVLGALQQEAEHQVSVALAQLAALLLRHQGLERWPQLLQLIQQGVRGPDPHLRQISLLVLSSALESDPEAFAPHYSALLRLFHSALGQRGQPGALYYCLRGLAAMAAGLGADHLNLMRSLVPKIISAVRQLISINEVHASEAMEVFDELMESEVSVIVQHLSDVVGFCLEVASNRALGDALRVKALSTLSFLIKLRGKAMLKQRLLPPVLDALFPILSAEPPLGQLDAEDRESEDEGDEAQTPKHMAAQVIDMLALHLPPEKLFPQLMPHLEPALQSPRPYERKAGLMVVAVLAEGCGDHIRTRHLQSLLGVICRALADESLVVRSAALFALGQFSENLQPDIAAYAGEVLPLLLSYLRGVEPVRGGHLAKAYYALENFVESLGAGIEPFLPVLMEQTLGTLRSPGGPRPKELAISALGAIASAAQRAMGPYLPHVLEQLRLFLPPAAPQEQRPLQCQAVETLGVLVRALGREAVGPLAEESCQLGLGLAEGQDDPDLRRCTYSLFAALSCAMGDDLAPHLPRITTLLLYSLKSTEGLVPPAGDTSSFLLFEDEEAEVEGEEDLDGEDDEEEEEELFGLSVESAYVDEKEDACSALGEIAANASVAFLPHLESCVPEVFQLLEFPHLGVRKAAYEALSQFCIALRRVCEQDPSEPHAAGLQRLLGLALPAMARGVHRERERLVAMAVLEALGAVLTACQQEALRSPGHLAELCGALRAVLERKTACQDDGLDEEDEEDEEQAEYDAMLLEYAGEGIPALAAAAGGDAFAPYFAGFLPLLLNKMKPSCSVAERSFAVGTLAETLGGLGRATAPFVPRLLPPFLGAARDPDPEVRSNGIFALGVLAEHGGEALLPHYPKILALLAGGSTQESSARVRDNVCGAVARMVLSQPQALPLSQVFPALLRSLPLTEDFEENKTVFRCITFLYENAPQQVLQQVGEVVRASSTVLGTDHLPADAQVSLLSLLRHLSNRCPTEFQAALLALPPDTGAQIRGALSSA